The Vibrio quintilis DNA window AAATCAGGCGGCAGGCAGAAAAGCTGCCGCATCCGCTTTATATGATGGAAGTTTGTGGCGGACATACCCACACCATCATGAAGTATGGGCTGAAATCTTTGTTGCCTGAGCATTTGAACTTTATTCATGGTCCGGGTTGTCCGGTGTGTATTATGCCGAAAGAACGCATTGATCATGCAACGACACTGGCAATGGAACAAGATGTCATTGTGGTGACATTGGGCGATATGATTCGGGTACCGGGATCTCGGGAATCTTTAGGTCAATGCAGAGCCCGTGGCGGATCAGTTGAACCGGTTTATGACCCGATGGATGCATTGGCGATCGCAAAGGCAAATCCGGATAAACAGGTGGTTTATTTTGCCATTGGATTTGAAACGACAACACCGATGACGGCTGTGCTGGTTCAACTGGCTGAACAACAGCAAATTGATAATTTATATTTCCATATTAATCATGTACTTGTTCCACCAGCAATGCATGCTGTGATGAGTACGGAGCTGTCGTTGGTTAACGCGTTTATTGGTCCTTCTCATGTGAGTGTGATTACCGGCTCGTCAATTTACCAGCCTGTTGTTGATCAATATCAGACACCGGTTGTTGTGTCCGGTTTTGAGCCTGCAGATGTGCTGGAATCCGTTTTAATGCTGGTTAAGCAGGTGACTGAAAAGCGTGCTGAATTAGAAAATCAATATACCCGGGCTGTAACACCTCAGGGAAATCTGGCAGCGAAGTGTTTAATTGATGATGTGTTTGATGTTCGTGAATCCTTCAACTGGCGGGGGTTGGGCGCGATTCCTGAGTCTGCACTCCGGCTGAAATCCAGGCTGGCTGGCAGAGATGCTGAAGTTGTTTTTGGCCCGGTACTGCCAACAAAAGAAATTCCGGATCATAAGATTTGTCGCTGTGGCGATATTTTGCGGGGAATAGCAACACCGACGGATTGTAAAGTGTTTGGCAGGGCGTGCCGGCCTGATCGGCCAATGGGAAGCTGTATGGTCAGCTCCGAAGGCGCATGTAATGCCTACTACAGATACGGCGGTTTAGAGGACATCAGTATTCATGAATAATCAGAATTTTATTCAGCTTAGCCATGGCGGCGGCGGGCTGGAAACAAACCAGCTGATTCAACAATTGTTCTTCAGATATTTTGGCAATGATATCTTAAACAGAAATGAAGATGCTGCGACCTTATCCTTTTCTGGTCAGGTTGCCATGACGACGGACAGTTTTACTGTCTCTCCTTTATTTTTCACCGGCGGAAATATAGGCACACTGGCAATTGCAGGCACTTGCAATGATTTAGCAATGGTCGGTGCGAAGCCGCAATATCTTAGCTGCAGCTTTATGATCGAAGAAGGGCTGCCATACAGCGAGCTGGAAAATGTGGTGTCAGCGATGTCAGAGACGATGAAGCAAACAGAGTCTTTGATTGTTTGTGGCGACACAAAAGTTGTACCCAAAGGCGCGGTGGACAAATTATTCATTAATACAACCGGCGTGGGTGAAATTCAGCAGGCAAATATTTCAGCACATCAGATCCAATCCGGCGATGTCATCCTGGTTTCCCGGGATATCGGACGTCATGGTGCCTGTATTCTGGCTGCCCGGGAATCATTGCGTTTAGAACAGCCGATAGCAAGTGATTGTGCAGTGCTGTGGCCCGTAGTGGAAGCATTACTGGAACAGAAAGTCGAGTTGCATGCGATGCGTGATGCGACCCGCGGGGGACTGGCAGCGGTCTTAAATGAATGGTGTCAGAGCTCCGGTGTTCAGATGGAATTGCAGGAATCTTCAATTCCGGTGGATGACAGTGTGCGTGGATTATGTGAACTGTTTGGTTTTGAGCCTTATGATCTGGCCAATGAGGGCAGCTTTGTTTTAGCTGTGCCTGAGTCGCACGCAGAGAAAACACTTAAGGTATTACATCAGTTTCATCCGGAAGCTGCATTGATCGGTCAGGTTTCATCCGGAACAACACACAGGCCCATACTCCATTCACCATGGGGAAGCCGGCGCTATCTGGATTTTCCCGCTGGTGAATTATTGCCGCGGATCTGCTGAGGAGTCAGAACCATGCATGAATTGTCTATCAGCCTGAAAACGATTGATATTGTCGTGGAACAGGCGAAAAAACACCATTTCACTAAAGTGACTGCAATGACTCTGGGGATCGGCGCCTTATCGTGTATTGAGCCGGAAGCACTGAAAGTTGGTATTGAATTTGCCAGCAGAGAAACAATTGCGGAAGGTGCCAGAGTGCATCTTGATATGATTCCGGCAACTGCCTGGTGCAATCAGTGCCAGCGAAAAACAGAAATTCATTCCTATGTTGCAACCTGCTCGTTCTGCAATAGTGAACAGTTAAGGATTGAAACCGGAGAAGAGTTAAAAATTAAGAGTATAGAGGCAGAATAAAATGTGTAGTGTATGCGGCTGCGGTGATAGCCATATTGAAGAACATGATCACCACCATGATCATGATCATCACCACCATCATGCTCCTCATGAGCCTGCTCATCGTCACGATCATGCTCAACCACAACCGGCAAGTGTTCATCATCATTATTATCATCACGGTGACGTCCATCACCATGTGCATTATCATGGTGCCGGGCCTGAAAGTGCAGCTTCATCAGCAGGTCATCATCACCATCACGAGCCTGAAAAAACACCACATGGTGACCTTCATTATGGTCATGGTGAGGCGCAGACTCATGTTTCCGGTGTTTCACAGCGGCAACTGCTGACGCTGGAACAGGATATTCTGGGGCATAACAATCATATTGCTGAACATAACCGGGCACATTTTACTGAACAGCATCAACTTGTCTTAAATTTGATGTCGAGTCCGGGATCAGGAAAAACGACCTTATTGGTTGAGACACTGAAGCGACTAAAGTCTTATTGTCACTGCGCGGTTATTGAAGGCGATCAGCAAACCAGTCAGGATGCAGATCGTATCCGGGCAACCAATATTCCTGCCATTCAGGTGAATACCGGAAAAGGTTGCCATCTTGATGCGGATATGATTCATAATGCGTATCATCAGATGGAGATGAAAGAGTCCGGAATCCTGTTTATTGAAAATGTCGGAAACCTTGTTTGTCCGGCAAGTTTTGATTTGGGAGAGCACTTCAAAGTCACGATTTTATCTGTGACTGAAGGTGCTGACAAACCATTGAAATACCCCAATATGTTTGCGGCTTCCCAGCTTATGATTATTAATAAAATTGATTTGTTACCTTATGTGAACTTTGATTTGAATGCCTGTATTGAACATGCAAGACGAATTAACCCGAACATTCAGATTATGAGGTTGTCAGCCACAACCGGTGAAGGGATGGATGAATGGTTACAATGGCTGAGTGATCGGCAGGAAATTCTTCATTCATAAACGTATCCCGAAAATTTTCTGATTCCTTTGGGGCGTCCTGACGGAGTTGGTTTATAATCA harbors:
- the hypA gene encoding hydrogenase maturation nickel metallochaperone HypA, with product MHELSISLKTIDIVVEQAKKHHFTKVTAMTLGIGALSCIEPEALKVGIEFASRETIAEGARVHLDMIPATAWCNQCQRKTEIHSYVATCSFCNSEQLRIETGEELKIKSIEAE
- the hypD gene encoding hydrogenase formation protein HypD, with product MSSQSKLRYQDFRAPRAVKTLAEEIRRQAEKLPHPLYMMEVCGGHTHTIMKYGLKSLLPEHLNFIHGPGCPVCIMPKERIDHATTLAMEQDVIVVTLGDMIRVPGSRESLGQCRARGGSVEPVYDPMDALAIAKANPDKQVVYFAIGFETTTPMTAVLVQLAEQQQIDNLYFHINHVLVPPAMHAVMSTELSLVNAFIGPSHVSVITGSSIYQPVVDQYQTPVVVSGFEPADVLESVLMLVKQVTEKRAELENQYTRAVTPQGNLAAKCLIDDVFDVRESFNWRGLGAIPESALRLKSRLAGRDAEVVFGPVLPTKEIPDHKICRCGDILRGIATPTDCKVFGRACRPDRPMGSCMVSSEGACNAYYRYGGLEDISIHE
- the hypB gene encoding hydrogenase nickel incorporation protein HypB, which gives rise to MCSVCGCGDSHIEEHDHHHDHDHHHHHAPHEPAHRHDHAQPQPASVHHHYYHHGDVHHHVHYHGAGPESAASSAGHHHHHEPEKTPHGDLHYGHGEAQTHVSGVSQRQLLTLEQDILGHNNHIAEHNRAHFTEQHQLVLNLMSSPGSGKTTLLVETLKRLKSYCHCAVIEGDQQTSQDADRIRATNIPAIQVNTGKGCHLDADMIHNAYHQMEMKESGILFIENVGNLVCPASFDLGEHFKVTILSVTEGADKPLKYPNMFAASQLMIINKIDLLPYVNFDLNACIEHARRINPNIQIMRLSATTGEGMDEWLQWLSDRQEILHS
- the hypE gene encoding hydrogenase expression/formation protein HypE, which translates into the protein MNNQNFIQLSHGGGGLETNQLIQQLFFRYFGNDILNRNEDAATLSFSGQVAMTTDSFTVSPLFFTGGNIGTLAIAGTCNDLAMVGAKPQYLSCSFMIEEGLPYSELENVVSAMSETMKQTESLIVCGDTKVVPKGAVDKLFINTTGVGEIQQANISAHQIQSGDVILVSRDIGRHGACILAARESLRLEQPIASDCAVLWPVVEALLEQKVELHAMRDATRGGLAAVLNEWCQSSGVQMELQESSIPVDDSVRGLCELFGFEPYDLANEGSFVLAVPESHAEKTLKVLHQFHPEAALIGQVSSGTTHRPILHSPWGSRRYLDFPAGELLPRIC